In a single window of the Fretibacterium sp. OH1220_COT-178 genome:
- a CDS encoding GGDEF domain-containing protein, which translates to MRRYRLLTSFLVCLFLVAGIFSFEAEAGPEDSGFSLLQGAEEMVLAPSAPLRNPGKDILFEPVSGGVIKMGSFNNSRWFRISMKDLIQGLEKLPSYPEEEGILMFANPHVTHVDCFIPETPTKYARYTFGNASGNVLHFLYTRYPVLWMPSLKNFMEDGYVYLNVRSDYPVSAQLYLLAPRTFIRFFFRSLIIQLGFLGIMISFTVTYFLFYMMTGEKVYRTFMLIQLGMTLLISAFNGHLHAYLKLPMPVSTFMTWGAFGLMNIVGTRFFLGELQDRPRAHRLYRPALYFQSAMAPAVLVLAMSDRFFWVFLGALTAFSLSFAGSLLLFVSQLRKKTPPRALALYAGAHTTFFLGIGGMFACTYYAPHYFTRLSYPDLIYMVLLVISPFLLVWLLLSGSRVRFDSYNLLKAQSSHYRELSQRDGLTGLYNRSYLEHVLEESVKQARKTGKALAFIMLDIDHFKRYNDTWGHQEGDRALTLVARVIRDSLREQDVAARYGGEEFSVILSGASLPIACIVAERIRLSCEEHSSTLGADKTLTVSLGISLFHPGDTPETLIRRADDALYRAKKEGRNRMELESGYAPC; encoded by the coding sequence ATGCGCAGATACCGTCTTCTGACGTCTTTTCTCGTCTGCCTCTTTCTTGTGGCCGGCATTTTCTCCTTCGAGGCCGAAGCCGGCCCCGAGGACTCCGGCTTTTCGCTTCTGCAGGGGGCCGAAGAAATGGTTTTGGCCCCATCGGCGCCCCTCCGGAACCCGGGAAAGGACATCCTCTTCGAGCCCGTCTCCGGTGGCGTCATCAAAATGGGGTCCTTCAACAATTCGCGCTGGTTCCGAATCTCCATGAAAGACCTGATCCAAGGGCTCGAAAAGCTGCCCTCCTATCCGGAGGAGGAGGGCATCCTGATGTTCGCCAACCCTCACGTCACCCACGTGGACTGCTTCATCCCCGAGACGCCGACCAAATACGCGCGCTACACCTTCGGAAACGCCTCGGGAAACGTTCTTCACTTTCTTTACACCCGTTATCCGGTCCTCTGGATGCCGTCCCTGAAAAATTTCATGGAGGACGGCTACGTCTACCTGAACGTGCGGTCGGATTACCCCGTATCCGCCCAGCTCTATCTGCTGGCCCCGCGCACCTTCATCCGCTTCTTCTTCCGTTCCCTGATCATCCAGCTCGGGTTCCTCGGGATCATGATCTCCTTCACGGTCACCTATTTCCTGTTCTACATGATGACGGGGGAAAAGGTGTACCGGACCTTCATGCTGATCCAGCTGGGCATGACCCTGCTCATCTCCGCCTTCAACGGGCACCTTCACGCCTATCTGAAGCTGCCGATGCCGGTCTCCACGTTCATGACCTGGGGCGCCTTCGGCCTGATGAACATCGTCGGGACCCGCTTCTTTCTCGGAGAGCTTCAGGACAGGCCCCGAGCCCATCGGCTGTACCGGCCGGCCCTCTACTTCCAGTCCGCCATGGCCCCGGCCGTGCTCGTCCTCGCCATGAGCGACCGTTTTTTCTGGGTTTTTCTCGGGGCCCTGACGGCGTTCAGCCTGAGCTTCGCGGGTTCGCTGCTCCTGTTCGTCTCCCAGCTCCGCAAAAAGACACCCCCTCGGGCTCTGGCCCTTTATGCAGGGGCACACACCACCTTTTTTCTCGGCATCGGGGGGATGTTCGCGTGCACGTACTACGCCCCCCACTACTTCACCCGCCTGTCCTATCCGGACCTCATCTACATGGTCCTTCTGGTGATCTCCCCGTTCCTGCTCGTCTGGCTGCTGCTCTCCGGCAGCCGGGTCCGTTTCGACAGCTACAACCTTCTGAAGGCCCAGAGCTCGCACTATCGGGAGCTCAGCCAGAGGGACGGCCTGACGGGGCTGTACAACCGGTCGTACCTGGAGCACGTCCTGGAGGAGAGCGTCAAACAGGCCCGGAAGACGGGCAAGGCCCTCGCCTTCATCATGCTGGACATCGACCACTTCAAGCGCTACAACGACACCTGGGGGCACCAGGAGGGCGACCGGGCCCTCACCCTGGTCGCCAGGGTCATCCGGGACTCCCTCAGGGAGCAGGACGTCGCCGCGCGTTACGGGGGCGAGGAGTTCAGCGTCATCCTGTCCGGCGCGAGCCTGCCCATCGCCTGCATCGTCGCGGAACGCATCCGCCTCAGCTGCGAGGAGCACTCCAGCACCCTGGGCGCGGACAAGACCCTGACCGTCTCCCTGGGCATCTCCCTGTTCCACCCCGGAGACACCCCCGAAACCTTGATCAGGCGTGCCGACGACGCCCTCTACCGGGCAAAGAAAGAGGGGCGCAACCGAATGGAGCTGGAATCCGGCTACGCCCCCTGCTGA
- a CDS encoding TAXI family TRAP transporter solute-binding subunit, protein MRGKGFKSVFLIFAVAFVCVMGSSAVAAEPDRAGWPDQLRFMAGPPGGNWFALGTALADMWTGAKLPQTTSSSGGGVANILNASSRKGDLGFSVTSLVGAAVQGAADFEGRTVDNAVIMTNLYTQYTYFIMRKDFAEKNGIKALGDVIAKKLPLRFATLKPGTSSEFVVKALFDKGYGLDYKEEFKKWGGSIEYASYEGGADLLADNHLDCFAFSVGKIASIVMNIESKVDVVILPVDQEALDSLSDAYGTETFTIEPGTYKAAKEPIKTVGDYTCIVIRRDLPEGLVFELNKAVWEHKDALVAAVKDMQELDPSIALPAKVPAHPGSEKFWKGLK, encoded by the coding sequence GTGAGGGGAAAGGGTTTCAAGTCTGTGTTCCTGATTTTTGCCGTTGCGTTCGTCTGCGTTATGGGCTCGTCCGCCGTCGCGGCCGAGCCGGACAGGGCCGGCTGGCCCGATCAGCTGCGCTTCATGGCGGGGCCTCCGGGCGGGAACTGGTTTGCGCTGGGCACGGCCCTGGCGGACATGTGGACGGGGGCGAAGCTGCCTCAGACCACCAGCAGCTCGGGCGGCGGCGTGGCCAACATCCTCAACGCCAGCTCCCGCAAGGGGGACCTGGGCTTCTCCGTCACCTCCCTGGTGGGCGCGGCCGTGCAGGGGGCGGCCGACTTCGAGGGCAGGACCGTCGACAACGCGGTCATCATGACCAACCTCTACACCCAGTACACCTACTTCATCATGCGCAAGGACTTCGCGGAGAAGAACGGGATCAAGGCCCTGGGCGACGTGATCGCCAAGAAGCTGCCGCTGCGCTTCGCGACCCTCAAGCCGGGGACGTCCTCGGAGTTCGTCGTCAAGGCCCTGTTCGACAAGGGCTACGGCCTCGACTACAAGGAGGAGTTCAAGAAGTGGGGCGGGTCGATCGAGTACGCCTCCTACGAGGGCGGCGCCGACCTGCTGGCCGACAATCACCTGGACTGCTTCGCCTTCTCCGTGGGCAAGATCGCCTCCATCGTCATGAACATCGAGAGCAAGGTCGACGTCGTCATCCTGCCGGTGGACCAGGAGGCCCTGGACTCCCTCTCCGACGCCTACGGGACGGAGACCTTCACGATCGAGCCGGGGACCTACAAGGCGGCCAAGGAGCCCATCAAGACGGTGGGGGACTATACCTGCATCGTCATCCGCAGGGACCTTCCGGAGGGTCTGGTGTTCGAGCTGAACAAGGCGGTCTGGGAGCACAAGGACGCCCTGGTCGCCGCGGTCAAGGACATGCAGGAGCTGGATCCCTCCATCGCGCTGCCCGCCAAGGTTCCGGCCCACCCCGGCTCCGAGAAGTTCTGGAAAGGGCTGAAGTAG
- a CDS encoding TRAP transporter permease: MRKLQGSVSKAIYVYVLLMGVFHLFTAEAGNYEAFLQRTIHLAWVLPLAFVLYPMTSRSPMDRTPLYDWVLAALAAVPGIYSMLHYSEIAERIQQVDPLTTAQLVLGTLLVVLLLEGTRRIVGLPLALIAGLFVVYMLYGYKLPGLLRGAAFSYPEVVEQLFLTDEGIFSMPLGVSATFVMIFLIFGAFLEKSGAGEWFMNVAQAFTGTTPGGPAQIAVVSSCLFGSISGSAVANVYGTGSFTIPLMKKIGYAPFFAGAVEAVASSGGQIMPPIMGAGAFLMASFLGLQYRDIMIAAIFPALLYYGALFLMVRLRALKMGLTGLSASELPSRRDVLKRFHMIAPIVGLVGFLLAGYTPMRAALLGIALAWFVAFFNFAPDETAGSKRAACLTALVTAVLAAVLVHRPELLHGLSSGVRFVAFSAYILIASCFNPGMRPREVIDAVERGARNIPLVCVACATAGIVLGAVALTGIGGKLVGFVISFAGNTPFLALILVMLIATFLGMGLPTTGAYILAAALGAPILIKLGFQPIAAHMFVFYYAIISNITPPVALAAYAASSIAGADPNRTGFQAMQLGFLAYVVPFAFCYDPGLLMHGSAVEIAWSVVSGVGSVVAFASMWMGYMKSAIPLWLRVLLGVAGVLCLSPVNAAVVAGLVVVAGACLYSKKLSERAAV, encoded by the coding sequence TTGAGGAAACTGCAGGGATCCGTGTCAAAGGCGATCTACGTCTACGTGCTTCTGATGGGCGTCTTTCATCTGTTCACCGCCGAGGCCGGAAACTACGAGGCCTTTTTGCAGCGCACCATCCATCTGGCCTGGGTTCTGCCCCTGGCCTTCGTGCTCTATCCCATGACGTCCCGTTCGCCCATGGACAGGACGCCCCTTTACGACTGGGTCCTCGCGGCCCTGGCCGCCGTTCCGGGGATCTACTCGATGCTTCACTACTCGGAGATCGCCGAGCGCATCCAGCAGGTCGACCCCCTGACGACCGCGCAGCTGGTCCTGGGGACGCTGCTGGTCGTGCTGCTGCTCGAGGGGACGCGGCGGATCGTCGGCCTCCCCCTGGCCCTCATCGCGGGGCTGTTCGTCGTCTACATGCTCTACGGCTACAAGCTGCCCGGCCTGCTCCGCGGGGCCGCGTTCTCCTACCCGGAGGTCGTCGAACAGCTCTTCCTCACGGACGAGGGCATCTTCTCCATGCCGCTCGGGGTCTCGGCGACCTTCGTCATGATCTTCCTGATCTTCGGGGCCTTCCTGGAGAAGAGCGGCGCGGGGGAGTGGTTCATGAACGTGGCCCAGGCCTTCACGGGCACGACCCCGGGGGGCCCCGCCCAGATCGCCGTGGTCAGCTCGTGCCTGTTCGGCTCCATCAGCGGATCGGCGGTCGCCAACGTCTACGGGACGGGATCGTTCACCATCCCGTTGATGAAGAAGATCGGGTACGCGCCCTTTTTTGCGGGGGCCGTCGAGGCGGTGGCCAGTTCCGGCGGGCAGATCATGCCGCCCATCATGGGGGCCGGAGCGTTTCTGATGGCCTCCTTCCTCGGGCTCCAGTACCGGGACATCATGATCGCCGCCATCTTCCCCGCCCTGCTCTACTACGGGGCGCTTTTCCTGATGGTGCGTCTGCGCGCGCTCAAGATGGGGCTGACGGGGCTCTCCGCCTCCGAGCTGCCCTCCAGGCGGGACGTCCTCAAGCGCTTTCACATGATCGCCCCGATCGTCGGGCTGGTGGGGTTTCTGCTTGCGGGCTACACGCCGATGCGGGCGGCGCTTCTGGGGATCGCCCTGGCCTGGTTCGTGGCCTTCTTCAACTTCGCTCCGGACGAGACCGCCGGGTCCAAGCGCGCGGCCTGCCTGACGGCGCTCGTCACGGCCGTGCTGGCGGCCGTTCTCGTCCATAGGCCGGAGCTTCTGCACGGCCTTTCCAGCGGCGTCCGGTTCGTCGCCTTCAGCGCCTACATCCTCATCGCGTCCTGCTTCAATCCGGGGATGAGGCCCCGCGAGGTGATCGACGCCGTGGAGAGGGGGGCCCGCAACATTCCGCTGGTCTGCGTGGCCTGCGCCACCGCCGGGATCGTCCTGGGGGCCGTCGCCCTGACGGGCATCGGCGGCAAGCTCGTGGGGTTCGTCATCTCCTTCGCGGGCAACACGCCCTTCCTGGCCCTGATTCTGGTGATGCTCATCGCCACGTTCCTGGGCATGGGGCTGCCGACCACGGGGGCCTACATCCTGGCCGCCGCCCTGGGGGCGCCGATCCTGATCAAGCTCGGGTTCCAGCCGATCGCGGCGCACATGTTCGTGTTCTATTACGCCATCATCTCCAACATCACGCCGCCCGTGGCGCTGGCGGCCTACGCGGCCAGCTCGATAGCCGGCGCGGACCCCAACAGGACGGGCTTTCAGGCCATGCAGCTCGGGTTTCTGGCCTACGTCGTCCCCTTCGCCTTCTGCTACGACCCGGGGCTCCTGATGCACGGCAGCGCGGTGGAGATCGCCTGGTCCGTGGTCAGCGGGGTGGGGTCGGTGGTCGCCTTCGCCAGCATGTGGATGGGGTACATGAAGTCGGCCATTCCGCTCTGGCTGCGGGTGCTGCTGGGCGTCGCGGGGGTGCTCTGCCTCTCCCCGGTCAACGCCGCGGTCGTCGCCGGCCTGGTCGTCGTCGCCGGGGCCTGTCTGTACTCGAAAAAACTGTCGGAGAGGGCTGCCGTCTGA
- a CDS encoding adenine deaminase yields MRRSVEELRERVRAGRGLIPAHVAIQNGLLVNVMSSEIYPADVAIYKEMIVAVGDVEDYIGPETRVFDAGGRYLVPGLIDGHIHSECSKLSITGFAKAVVPCGTTSIVSGLDEYISVSGLEGLREIFEEVAGTPLKVFWGAPYKTPYTFPPSTVAFNFTKEVHAEVQRWPQCYGVWETVREFVQEGDEDTLGAIAEAMKNRLPVLGCAPMARGKDLNGYLCGGVRLDHESYDHEEVVEKMRKGMHMVIRESSVTHFLKENIRAVTEVNPAFARRVSFCTDDVTASDVLEKGHLDNLVRLAIAEGVEPMTAIQMGSINSAEAYRIDHLVGSISPGRIADILLVDDPRTFRVGAVFSNGRLAAQDGKLIGELRAPRRSAVLSGVLKCPPVTERDFQYRVDIEEGEARVLAMEVKGPFVRKRRDVTLQVRGSVVLPDTEQDVLMVSVLERFGRNGNRSLAFCSGWRLKRGAMASSAAPDDNNIIVIGASASDMAFAVNHLIAHGGGQVVVADGEVMEFLPLPVGGIASDDEPEEIARREKLLSDAARALGCDLPEPLMYMFFLPITAIPDYAITDVGPVDCIALRTFDPILNLKGR; encoded by the coding sequence ATGAGAAGAAGCGTCGAGGAGTTGCGGGAGCGGGTTCGGGCGGGCAGGGGATTGATCCCGGCCCATGTGGCGATACAAAACGGCCTTCTGGTCAACGTCATGAGCTCCGAGATCTACCCTGCGGACGTCGCGATCTACAAGGAGATGATCGTGGCCGTCGGGGACGTGGAGGATTATATCGGGCCCGAGACCCGCGTGTTCGACGCCGGCGGGAGGTATCTGGTCCCGGGCCTGATCGACGGGCACATCCACAGCGAGTGCAGCAAGCTGAGCATCACCGGCTTCGCCAAGGCGGTGGTCCCCTGCGGGACCACGAGCATCGTCTCCGGCCTGGACGAGTATATTTCGGTCTCGGGGCTCGAGGGGCTCAGGGAGATCTTCGAGGAGGTGGCCGGCACCCCGCTCAAGGTGTTCTGGGGGGCTCCTTACAAGACGCCCTACACCTTCCCCCCCTCGACCGTCGCCTTCAACTTCACCAAGGAGGTCCATGCCGAGGTGCAGCGGTGGCCTCAGTGCTATGGGGTGTGGGAGACCGTGCGCGAGTTCGTCCAGGAGGGGGACGAGGACACCCTCGGCGCCATAGCGGAGGCCATGAAGAACCGGCTTCCGGTCCTCGGTTGCGCCCCCATGGCGCGGGGAAAGGACCTGAACGGCTATCTCTGTGGCGGCGTGAGGCTGGATCACGAGAGCTACGACCACGAGGAGGTCGTGGAGAAGATGCGCAAGGGGATGCACATGGTGATCCGCGAGTCCTCCGTAACGCATTTTCTGAAGGAGAACATCCGCGCGGTGACCGAGGTGAACCCGGCCTTTGCCCGTCGCGTCAGCTTCTGTACGGACGACGTGACGGCCTCCGACGTCCTGGAGAAGGGACACCTCGACAACCTGGTGCGCCTGGCCATCGCCGAGGGGGTCGAACCGATGACCGCCATCCAGATGGGATCGATCAACAGCGCGGAGGCCTACCGCATCGATCACCTGGTCGGTTCCATCTCTCCGGGCCGCATCGCGGACATCCTGTTGGTGGACGATCCCCGTACGTTCCGCGTGGGCGCCGTCTTCAGCAACGGACGCCTTGCGGCTCAGGACGGAAAGCTGATCGGGGAGCTCAGGGCCCCGAGGCGGAGCGCGGTCCTCAGCGGTGTCCTGAAGTGTCCTCCCGTCACCGAACGGGACTTCCAGTATCGCGTGGACATCGAGGAGGGGGAGGCCCGGGTGCTGGCCATGGAGGTCAAGGGTCCCTTCGTCCGCAAGAGGCGGGACGTCACCCTCCAGGTTCGGGGCTCCGTGGTGCTCCCCGATACGGAGCAGGACGTCCTCATGGTCTCGGTGCTGGAGCGCTTCGGGCGCAATGGAAACCGGTCGCTGGCCTTCTGTTCGGGATGGCGGCTCAAGAGGGGGGCCATGGCCTCGTCCGCCGCGCCCGACGACAACAACATCATCGTCATCGGGGCCTCGGCATCGGACATGGCCTTTGCCGTCAATCATCTCATCGCCCACGGAGGAGGGCAGGTGGTCGTCGCGGACGGCGAGGTGATGGAATTTCTGCCCCTGCCCGTGGGGGGCATCGCCAGCGACGACGAGCCGGAGGAGATCGCCCGCCGCGAAAAACTGTTGTCCGATGCCGCCAGGGCGTTGGGCTGCGACCTTCCCGAGCCGCTCATGTACATGTTTTTCCTGCCCATAACGGCCATACCCGACTACGCCATTACCGACGTGGGGCCGGTGGACTGCATCGCCCTGAGGACGTTCGATCCCATACTGAACCTGAAAGGGCGATAA
- the fapR gene encoding transcription factor FapR, whose product MGHLDEGAFVIKTAKKLRQERLAGIIEGNPMATDQELAATLGVSVSTVRLDRALMGVPELRERVRCMAQRASSRLRSLSQSEIVGELLELEPDRWALSVLRTAREMAFRSTDIIWDHYIYAQASSIAVAAIEAEVVIVDSMRGEYKGHARVGDVLIARAKVGVSRDGRRIVSVRTRVGDKEIFVGRFIVEVRDRS is encoded by the coding sequence GTGGGACATCTCGATGAGGGGGCGTTTGTCATCAAGACCGCGAAGAAACTCCGCCAGGAACGTCTTGCCGGGATCATCGAGGGCAATCCTATGGCCACGGACCAGGAGCTCGCGGCGACGCTCGGTGTGAGCGTCAGCACGGTGCGCCTCGACCGTGCCCTGATGGGCGTCCCGGAGCTTCGAGAGCGGGTGCGCTGCATGGCCCAGAGGGCCAGCAGCCGGCTGCGCTCCCTGAGCCAGAGCGAGATCGTCGGGGAGCTGCTGGAGCTGGAGCCCGACCGCTGGGCCCTCTCCGTCCTGCGCACCGCGCGGGAGATGGCCTTTCGCTCCACCGACATCATCTGGGACCACTACATCTATGCCCAGGCCAGCTCGATAGCGGTCGCCGCCATCGAGGCGGAGGTCGTCATCGTGGATTCCATGCGGGGGGAGTACAAGGGCCACGCCCGGGTGGGGGATGTCCTGATCGCGCGGGCCAAGGTCGGCGTGAGCCGGGACGGCCGCCGGATCGTCAGTGTCCGTACCCGGGTGGGCGACAAGGAGATCTTCGTCGGACGCTTCATCGTGGAGGTCCGGGACCGGTCCTGA
- the plsX gene encoding phosphate acyltransferase PlsX: protein MTVALDAMGGDNAPQEICKGAIDACKAFPDLEVVLTGDEERVRPHLDSAPAGVRGRIGVVHAPEVVGMDEQPAVAIRRKRNSSLRIAMEMVRSGEAQGCVSAGNTGAIVAGGVLVVGRLAGIDRPALGAPLPTIERCTFLLDVGANVRCRPENLYQFALMGSVYSRKILGVANPEVALLSNGTEEIKGDESVSGARALIAESPLNFKGYVEGDDIAWGHADVVVCDGFMGNVILKFGEGLMHGAKSIIGQEMGQRLLPKLGMLFMIPMVKALWARFNYEKYGGTPLLGVRGTVIKAHGRSKAPAILGALSAARNFIAEDGVGQIREELGEELHHPSGA, encoded by the coding sequence ATGACCGTAGCTCTGGACGCGATGGGCGGCGACAACGCACCGCAGGAGATATGCAAGGGTGCGATCGACGCGTGCAAGGCGTTCCCCGATCTCGAGGTCGTGCTGACCGGGGACGAGGAGAGGGTACGTCCTCATCTCGACTCCGCTCCCGCCGGGGTGCGGGGCCGTATCGGGGTCGTGCATGCTCCCGAGGTGGTGGGGATGGACGAGCAGCCCGCCGTGGCCATCCGGAGGAAGCGGAACTCCAGCCTGCGCATCGCCATGGAGATGGTGCGGAGCGGGGAGGCGCAGGGCTGCGTCTCCGCGGGCAACACCGGCGCCATCGTGGCGGGAGGGGTCCTGGTGGTGGGGCGCCTGGCGGGCATCGACCGCCCGGCCCTGGGGGCTCCCCTGCCCACCATCGAGCGCTGCACCTTTCTGCTGGACGTCGGCGCGAACGTGCGGTGCCGGCCGGAGAACCTCTACCAGTTCGCCCTGATGGGCAGCGTCTACTCCCGGAAGATTCTGGGGGTGGCGAACCCCGAGGTGGCGCTTCTTTCGAACGGCACGGAGGAGATCAAGGGCGACGAGTCGGTGTCCGGGGCCCGGGCCCTGATCGCGGAGAGCCCGCTGAACTTCAAGGGGTACGTGGAGGGCGACGACATCGCCTGGGGGCATGCGGACGTGGTGGTCTGCGACGGCTTCATGGGCAACGTGATCCTCAAGTTCGGCGAGGGGCTCATGCACGGCGCCAAGTCCATCATCGGCCAGGAGATGGGGCAGCGCCTCCTCCCCAAGCTCGGGATGCTCTTCATGATCCCGATGGTGAAGGCCCTCTGGGCCCGCTTCAACTACGAGAAGTACGGCGGGACGCCGCTCCTGGGCGTCCGGGGGACGGTCATCAAGGCGCATGGCCGGTCGAAGGCCCCGGCCATCCTGGGGGCGCTCTCGGCGGCGCGCAACTTCATCGCCGAGGACGGCGTGGGGCAGATTCGCGAGGAACTGGGCGAGGAGCTGCATCATCCCTCGGGCGCGTGA
- the fabK gene encoding enoyl-[acyl-carrier-protein] reductase FabK, producing the protein MIVNNRVCKLLGTEYPLLQGGMAWVANAPLAAAVSNAGGIGIIAAAATPPDILDKEILKAKSLTDRPFGLNIMLMSPTAPDALELAARHRLPIVTTGAGSPGKVLERLKPLGTIVIPVVASVSQARRVEKQGADAVVAEGMEAGGHIGELTTMVLVPQIAEAVKIPVVAAGGIADGRGVAAAFALGAEGVQLGTRFICCTECTVHPNFKQAVLDARDRSTAVTGQRTGHPVRCLSNKLTAEFDKLDARLAPLEEIEALGTGRLRAAVVDGDVDWGSLMSGQSAAMVNDILPARQILERLFGEAREVLRKIQGSCDLEPK; encoded by the coding sequence ATGATCGTAAACAACCGCGTGTGCAAGCTACTGGGAACGGAGTACCCGCTTCTTCAGGGGGGCATGGCCTGGGTCGCCAACGCGCCCCTGGCTGCGGCCGTGAGCAACGCCGGAGGGATCGGGATAATCGCAGCGGCGGCCACCCCGCCGGATATTCTGGATAAGGAGATCCTCAAGGCCAAGAGCCTGACGGACCGGCCCTTCGGGCTCAACATCATGCTGATGTCTCCGACGGCTCCGGATGCCCTGGAGCTGGCGGCCCGACACCGGCTGCCGATCGTGACGACGGGCGCGGGCAGCCCCGGGAAGGTCCTGGAGCGTCTGAAGCCGCTCGGCACCATCGTCATTCCCGTCGTCGCCTCGGTCTCCCAGGCGCGCCGCGTCGAAAAGCAGGGCGCGGACGCCGTGGTGGCGGAGGGCATGGAGGCCGGAGGGCACATCGGCGAGCTGACGACGATGGTCCTGGTCCCGCAGATCGCGGAGGCCGTGAAGATCCCGGTCGTCGCCGCGGGCGGGATCGCCGACGGGCGCGGCGTTGCGGCCGCCTTCGCCCTCGGGGCCGAGGGCGTGCAGCTGGGGACGCGCTTCATCTGCTGCACGGAGTGCACCGTCCACCCGAACTTCAAGCAGGCGGTCCTGGACGCCCGGGACCGAAGCACCGCGGTCACGGGCCAGCGCACGGGGCATCCCGTCCGTTGCCTGAGCAACAAGCTGACCGCGGAGTTCGACAAGCTGGACGCACGCCTCGCGCCCCTGGAGGAGATCGAGGCCCTGGGGACGGGGCGCCTCCGCGCCGCCGTGGTCGACGGGGACGTCGACTGGGGGTCCCTGATGTCGGGGCAGTCCGCGGCCATGGTCAACGACATCCTGCCCGCGCGCCAGATCCTCGAAAGGCTCTTCGGCGAGGCGCGCGAGGTGCTGCGAAAGATCCAGGGAAGCTGTGACCTGGAACCGAAATAG
- the fabD gene encoding ACP S-malonyltransferase encodes MKYALCFPGQGAQEVGMGRALYESFPSAKAVFDEADDALSMHLTKLIFEGPDEVLKLTANTQPAIMTTSVAALRVLEGEMGAELAPACGAGHSLGEYTALVASGVLAFRDAVDLVNKRGRWMQESAPEGVGAMAAVMGLEPDDIVAVCREVAPNEECQAANFNSPGQVVISGVAEYVDKAVAAAKARGARKAVMLNVSAPFHSRLMMPAAEKLKAQFETYSWSDPRWPIVANVSARPVSTAADIKAALYAQTFSPVLWSDSVTYMADDGVDAFLELGPGEVLSGLNKRIRKGLTQMAAGTPEALEAMAAALGASR; translated from the coding sequence ATGAAGTACGCATTGTGTTTCCCCGGACAGGGGGCTCAGGAGGTCGGGATGGGCAGGGCCCTCTACGAGTCCTTCCCCTCCGCCAAGGCCGTCTTCGACGAGGCCGACGACGCCCTGTCCATGCACCTGACGAAACTGATCTTCGAGGGGCCGGATGAGGTGCTGAAGCTGACGGCCAACACCCAGCCCGCGATCATGACGACCAGCGTCGCCGCGCTGCGGGTCCTGGAGGGGGAGATGGGAGCGGAGCTCGCCCCCGCCTGCGGGGCCGGGCACAGCCTCGGCGAGTACACGGCCCTCGTGGCCTCGGGCGTCCTTGCGTTTCGGGACGCGGTGGACCTCGTGAACAAACGGGGCCGCTGGATGCAGGAGTCCGCTCCGGAGGGCGTGGGGGCGATGGCCGCCGTCATGGGGCTGGAGCCCGACGATATCGTGGCGGTCTGCCGGGAGGTCGCGCCGAACGAGGAGTGCCAGGCGGCGAACTTCAACTCGCCGGGACAGGTCGTGATCTCCGGCGTCGCGGAGTACGTCGACAAGGCGGTGGCCGCGGCCAAGGCCAGGGGGGCCCGCAAGGCCGTGATGCTGAACGTCAGCGCGCCCTTCCACAGCCGCCTCATGATGCCGGCGGCCGAGAAGCTCAAGGCGCAGTTCGAGACGTATTCCTGGTCGGACCCCCGCTGGCCGATCGTTGCCAACGTGAGCGCGCGGCCCGTATCCACTGCGGCCGACATCAAGGCGGCGCTCTATGCCCAGACCTTCAGCCCCGTGCTGTGGTCGGACTCGGTGACGTACATGGCCGACGACGGCGTGGACGCCTTCCTGGAGCTCGGGCCCGGCGAGGTGCTCAGTGGCCTGAACAAGAGGATTCGCAAGGGGCTGACGCAGATGGCCGCCGGGACGCCCGAGGCGCTCGAGGCCATGGCCGCCGCCCTGGGGGCCTCCCGATGA